One genomic window of Arachis hypogaea cultivar Tifrunner chromosome 8, arahy.Tifrunner.gnm2.J5K5, whole genome shotgun sequence includes the following:
- the LOC112705573 gene encoding uncharacterized protein, whose amino-acid sequence MAKHTQAWMGMPKKRWPLMLVAFLSLSTAMVLFIRPNSSVPCTPTTAADNNHFVDQDNQIRSSLQLGNAPSPLDFMKSKLVLMVSHELSLSGGPLLLMELAFLLRGVGADVVWMTNQKPPEPDQVIYSLESKMLDRGVQVLPAKGEKAVDTAIKADLVILNTAVAGKWLDAVLKEKVSLVLPKVLWWIHEMRGHYFKVEYVKHLPFVAGAMIDSHTTADYWKNRTRERLGIKMPETYVVHLGNSKELMDVAEDSVAKRVLREHVRESLGVRNDDLLFAIINSVSRGKGQDLFLRSFYESLQLIQEKKLQVPTLHAVVVGSDMNAQTKFETELRKFVAEKRIQDRVHFVNKTLAVAPYLASIDVLVQNSQARGECFGRITIEAMAFRLPVLGTAAGGTMEIVVNGTTGFLHPVGKEGVTPLANNIVKMATHVEKRLTMGKKGYERVKERFLEHHMAQRIALVLKDVLQKAARQN is encoded by the exons ATGGCGAAGCATACCCAGGCATGGATGGGAATGCCGAAGAAGAGATGGCCGCTGATGTTAGTGGCATTCTTGTCTCTCTCCACTGCCATGGTTCTCTTCATCAGACCCAACAGCTCCGTTCCCTGCACCCCCACTACCGCCGCCGACAACAACCACTTCGTAGACCAAGACAATCAGATTCGCTCCTCTCTCCAACTCGGAAACGCTCCCTCTCCCCTTGATTTCATGAAGTCCAAGCTCGTTCTCATGGTTTCCCACGAGCTCTCTCTTTCAG GTGGTCCTTTGTTACTGATGGAGTTGGCTTTTCTGCTGAGGGGAGTTGGTGCTGATGTTGTTTGGATGACAAATCAGAAGCCTCCAGAACCTGACCAAGTCATTTACAGTTTGGAGAGCAAGATGTTGGACAGAGGAGTTCAG GTTCTGCCTGCAAAAGGTGAAAAGGCTGTGGATACAGCTATTAAGGCTGATCTAGTCATTCTTAACACTGCTGTAGCCGGCAAGTGGCTTGATGCCGTTCTCAAGGAGAAAGTTTCCCTTGTTCTTCCAAAGGTTTTATGGTGGATTCATGAAATGCGAGGGCATTATTTCAAAGTGGAATATGTTAAGCACCTCCCTTTTGTTGCAGGTGCCATGATTGATTCTCATACTACTGCTGACTACTGGAAGAATAGGACTAGGGAACGTTTAGG CATTAAAATGCCTGAAACTTACGTCGTACATCTTGGAAATAGCAAGGAGCTTATGGATGTTGCAGAAGATAGTGTAGCAAAGAGGGTTCTTCGCGAGCATGTTCGAGAATCTCTTGGAGTGAGAAATGATGATCTACTTTTTGCCATCATAAATA GTGTTTCACGTGGTAAAGGACAGGATCTATTTCTCCGATCCTTTTATGAAAGTTTGCAACTCATACAGGAGAAGAAACTGCAGGTGCCAACTTTGCATGCTGTAGTTGTGGGTAGTGATATGAACGCTCAGACAAAGTTTGAAACTGAGCTGCGCAAATTTGTTGCGGAGAAAAGGATTCAGGACCGTGTTCACTTTGTTAACAAAACCCTGGCAGTGGCTCCTTACTTGGCTTCGATTGATGTTCTTGTTCAAAATTCTCAG GCACGAGGAGAATGTTTTGGAAGGATAACCATTGAAGCAATGGCATTTCGCCTGCCTGTACTG GGAACTGCAGCGGGAGGGACAATGGAGATTGTGGTGAATGGGACAACCGGTTTCCTACACCCTGTTGGAAAAGAAGGCGTGACCCCTCTTGCAAATAACATTGTGAAAATGGCAACTCATGTTGAGAAGAGGTTGACTATGGGGAAGAAAGGGTATGAGAGAGTGAAGGAGAGGTTTCTGGAGCACCATATGGCACAGAGAATCGCACTTGTTCTTAAGGATGTTTTGCAGAAGGCGGCCAGGCAGAATTAA
- the LOC112705574 gene encoding BEL1-like homeodomain protein 11 isoform X2, with the protein MSNSMTNQNQFEGQELDAAYGSCLRNNPAFTTESIGGVFPIMEPHHHALASGSEMSHTRHLMDLLGAAANESNHHHHNHHQRQPQGLSLSLGSHMIVPSHDEYSRHNSRSFVNGFMNPNNYFIPAQDSRAVENNLTSDYYFNSATTTTTFASSSASFGSESFAALIGNSRYLKPVQSLLEDLVDVGGNVVDRINDKYVEKLFHGGRNSSRTLSSQFRNNINTGVLSAEKQEHQIKIAKLISLLDEVEGRYEKYYHQMEQVVASFEMIAGEGAAKCYTALALQAMARHFCNLRDAIMSQINLEKKKLLQDLPKQLNNGLSQLSLFDRDTSRQSRMSSLQQLGMIQSQRSQQVWRPIRGLPETSVAILRSWLFEHFLHPYPNDSEKLMLASQTGLTKNQVSNWFINARVRLWKPMIEEMYEQEFGDSSEDSNPQPDFTTDDATHCHHHDSN; encoded by the exons ATGTCAAACTCCATGACCAATCAAAACCAATTTGAGGGGCAAGAGTTAGATGCTGCTTATGGTTCTTGTTTGAGAAACAACCCTGCATTCACTACTGAGTCCATAGGAGGAGTGTTTCCCATTATGGAACCTCACCATCATGCACTAGCTTCAGGCTCTGAGATGAGTCACACAAGGCATTTGATGGATCTTCTTGGAGCAGCTGCTAATGAGagcaatcatcatcatcataatcatcacCAACGACAACCTCAAGGGCTCTCTCTTTCCTTAGGGTCTCACATGATTGTTCCTTCTCATGATGAATACAGTAGGCATAATAGTAGATCCTTCGTTAATGGTTTCATGAACCCCAATAATTACTTCATCCCTGCCCAAGATTCAAGGGCAGTGGAGAATAATCTAACTAGTGACTACTACTTCAACAgtgccaccaccaccactactttTGCTTCATCTTCTGCCTCTTTTGGAAGTGAATCTTTTGCTGCTCTCATTGGGAACTCTAGGTACCTCAAACCAGTACAGTCCCTTCTTGAAGATCTTGTTGATGTTGGTGGAAACGTGGTTGATAGAATCAATGACAAGTATGTGGAGAAGTTGTTCCATGGTGGCAGGAACAGTTCCCGAACACTCTCCTCACAGTTCAGGAACAACATAAACACTGGTGTCTTGTCAGCTGAAAAACAAGAACATCAAATCAAGATTGCAAAATTGATTTCTTTGTTGGACGAGGTTG AAGGGAGGTATGAGAAATACTACCATCAAATGGAACAAGTGGTGGCATCGTTTGAGATGATAGCAGGTGAAGGAGCAGCAAAATGTTACACTGCATTGGCACTACAAGCCATGGCTAGGCACTTCTGCAACCTCAGAGATGCAATAATGTCACAGATAAATTTGGAGAAAAAGAAACTGTTGCAAGATTTGCCTAAACAACTCAACAATGGGTTATCTCAACTAAGCCTATTTGATAGAGACACAAGTAGACAAAGCAGAATGTCTTCTCTCCAACAACTTGGGATGATCCAAAGTCAACGCAGCCAACAAGTTTGGAGACCCATCAGAGGCTTACCTGAAACCTCTGTTGCAATTCTACGTTCTTGGCTCTTTGAGCACTTTCTCCACCC TTATCCTAATGATTCTGAGAAATTAATGTTAGCGTCCCAGACAGGTTTAACTAAAAACCAA GTGTCGAATTGGTTCATAAATGCAAGGGTACGGCTATGGAAACCAATGATAGAAGAAATGTACGAACAAGAGTTTGGAGACTCTTCAGAAGACTCCAACCCACAACCTGATTTCACCACCGATGATGCTACTCACTGCCACCACCACGATtcaaattaa
- the LOC112705570 gene encoding uncharacterized protein, with protein sequence MGSACCVAAKDHTLSNRGAGESLHRNVVCSPSWSFRWDSWGHVAGEIEDPSFHTSRRVSRNISMELKGSLSSERGNLSDGGSTLENSVTPISQKSPVHERLVANQMTPSSNLSLSSNCSTVVKNLAESPEIAESSMPNVSYSIPSVFSTPTTDPLPNHNDPNLPNSMPSRWAHRSPGHPLLRQISDSRILGLKSPDNSISEGRPSFVLSTCSNDMATGSQCGSSDGWSMRTFSELVASSQKERWSFDSEYFGSGRLKISGASSRFSYSPSMDLQSCGACSRLLTERSAWGNQKFFTSSDVSVVAVLVCGHVYHADCLETMTPETDSYDPACPICMVGEKHLSKLSRKSEMKAKNHKISRNRVVDSYLDGGLDVFDRQKGVEWGGKASKMEASSSTRSNSVGKPFLRRHFSLGSKWSRSLSENDSARKKGFWARHRKD encoded by the exons ATGGGATCAGCTTGTTGTGTTGCTGCAAAGGATCATACACTTTCCAACAGAGGTGCAGGTGAAAGTTTACATAGAAATGTTGTATGTTCGCCTTCGTGGAGCTTTCGATGGGATAGTTGGGGCCATGTTGCTGGTGAAATTGAGGATCCTTCCTTTCACACGTCACGCAGAGTCAGCAGAAATATCAGCATGGAGCTCAAAGGGTCACTAAGTTCTGAAAGAGGCAATTTATCTGATGGGGGAAGCACCCTGGAGAATTCTGTAACACCTATTTCTCAGAAGTCCCCTGTGCATGAGCGACTGGTCGCAAATCAGATGACCCCATCTTCAA ATCTTTCCTTGTCAAGCAATTGCTCTACAGTG GTGAAAAATTTGGCAGAATCACCGGAAATTGCAGAATCTTCAATGCCAAATGTTTCATATTCAATACCTTCAGTTTTCTCAACACCTACAACCGATCCATTGCCTAATCATAATGATCCCAATCTACCTAATTCAATGCCATCGAGATGGGCTCATAGATCTCCAGGACACCCCCTTTTGAGACAAATATCTGACAGCCGAATTCTGGGTCTGAAATCACCGGACAACTCTATTTCTGAGGGAAGACCGTCATTTGTACTCTCCACTTGCAGTAATGACATGGCAACTGGATCCCAATGTGGGTCATCTGATGGCTGGTCTATGCGAACCTTTTCTGAGCTGGTTGCTTCGTCTCAAAAGGAACGGTGGTCTTTTGATAGCGAGTATTTTGGTTCAGGACGTCTTAAGATAAGTGGAGCTAGTAGTAGGTTCTCGTATTCACCCTCAATGGATTTACAATCTTGTGGTGCTTGCTCGAGGCTCTTGACCGAGAGATCTGCATGGGGTAACCAGAAATTTTTTACCAGCAGTGATGTCTCGGTTGTTGCCGTTCTTGTCTGTGGTCATGTATATCATGCAGACTGCTTGGAAACTATGACACCGGAGACAGATAGTTATGATCCAGCCTGTCCAATTTGTATGGTCGGAGAGAAGCACTTGTCGAAGTTATCACGAAAATCAGAGATGAAGGCCAAGAACCACAAGATATCCCGAAACCGGGTTGTTGACAGCTATCTTGATGGTGGGTTAGATGTATTTGATCGCCAAAAAGGGGTTGAATGGGGTGGGAAAGCTTCAAAGATGGAAGCCAGCTCCAGTACAAGGAGTAACTCAGTTGGAAAACCATTCTTAAGGCGGCATTTTTCACTCGGATCCAAGTGGAGCCGATCCCTGTCGGAGAATGATTCTGCGAGGAAGAAGGGTTTCTGGGCACGGCATCGTAAAGATTGA
- the LOC112705572 gene encoding 26S proteasome regulatory subunit S10B homolog B: MADAEDAVRRRNAVADYRKKLLQHKELESRVRSVRENLRASKKEFNKTEDDLKSLQSVGQIIGEVLRPLDNERLIVKASSGPRYVVGCRSKVDKEKLTSGTRVVLDMTTLTIMRALPREVDPVVYNMLHEDPGNVSYSAVGGLSDQIRELRESIELPLMNPELFLRVGIKPPKGVLLYGPPGTGKTLLARAIASNIDANFLKVVSSAIIDKYIGESARLIREMFGYARDHQPCIIFMDEIDAIGGRRFSEGTSADREIQRTLMELLNQLDGFDQLGKVKMIMATNRPDVLDPALLRPGRLDRKIEIPLPNEQSRMEILKIHAAGIAKHGEIDYEAVVKLAEGFNGADLRNVCTEAGMSAIRAERDYVIHEDFMKAVRKLNDAKKLESSAHYNADFGKE; this comes from the exons ATGGCCGATGCAGAAGATGCCGTGCGACGCCGTAACGCCGTCGCTGACTACCGGAAGAAACTCCTTCAGcacaaggaattggaatccagaGTCCGATCCG TGAGGGAGAATTTACGAGCCTCAAAGAAAGAATTCAACAAAACAGAAGATGATTTGAAGTCTCTTCAAAGTGTTGGGCAGATCATTGGCGAAGTTCTCAGGCCTCTCGATAATGAACGCT TGATTGTTAAAGCAAGCAGCGGTCCAAGGTATGTGGTTGGCTGCCGCAGTAAAGTGGACAAGGAAAAATTGACTTCTGGTACAAGAGTGGTTCTTGATATGACAACACTCACCATAATGCGTGCTCTTCCACGTGAA GTTGATCCTGTAGTTTACAATATGCTGCATGAAGATCCTGGGAATGTCAGTTACTCTGCCGTTGGTGGTTTATCTGATCAGATAAGAGAATTGAGGGAATCAATTGAGTTGCCTCTGATGAATCCCGAGCTCTTTCTTCGAGTTGGAATTAAACCTCCTAAG GGTGTTCTCCTCTACGGACCTCCTGGTACTGGTAAAACATTGTTGGCTAGGGCGATTGCCAGCAATATAGATGCTAACTTCTTAAAG GTTGTTTCAAGTGCCATAATTGATAAGTACATTGGAGAAAGTGCTAGGTTGATTAGGGAAATGTTTGGGTATGCACGTGATCATCAG CCCTGCATAATTTTTATGGATGAGATCGATGCCATTGGTGGTCGTCGTTTTAGTGAGGGAACAAGTGCAGATCGTGAGATTCAAAGAACACTGATGGAGCTGCTTAATCAACTTGATGGGTTTGATCAACTTGGGAAG GTTAAAATGATAATGGCAACAAATCGACCTGATGTACTTGACCCTGCTCTCCTGCGTCCTGGGAGATTGGATAGAAAAATAGAAATTCCTTTGCCCAATGAACAATCAAGGATGGAAATTCTCAAGATTCATGCTGCTGGAATTGCTAAGCATGGTGAAATAGACTATGAAGCTGTTGTGAAGCTTGCCGAG GGATTTAATGGAGCTGATCTTCGGAATGTCTGCACAGAAGCCGGAATGTCCGCAATTCGTGCAGAGCGTGATTATGTGATCCACGAAGATTTTATGAAG GCTGTTAGGAAACTGAATGACGCAAAGAAACTTGAATCGAGTGCACACTACAATGCTGATTTCGGTAAAGAATAG
- the LOC112705574 gene encoding BEL1-like homeodomain protein 11 isoform X1, with protein MSNSMTNQNQFEGQELDAAYGSCLRNNPAFTTESIGGVFPIMEPHHHALASGSEMSHTRHLMDLLGAAANESNHHHHNHHQRQPQGLSLSLGSHMIVPSHDEYSRHNSRSFVNGFMNPNNYFIPAQDSRAVENNLTSDYYFNSATTTTTFASSSASFGSESFAALIGNSRYLKPVQSLLEDLVDVGGNVVDRINDKYVEKLFHGGRNSSRTLSSQFRNNINTGVLSAEKQEHQIKIAKLISLLDEVEGRYEKYYHQMEQVVASFEMIAGEGAAKCYTALALQAMARHFCNLRDAIMSQINLEKKKLLQDLPKQLNNGLSQLSLFDRDTSRQSRMSSLQQLGMIQSQRSQQVWRPIRGLPETSVAILRSWLFEHFLHPYPNDSEKLMLASQTGLTKNQVSNWFINARVRLWKPMIEEMYEQEFGDSSEDSNPQPDFTTDDATHCHHHDSN; from the exons ATGTCAAACTCCATGACCAATCAAAACCAATTTGAGGGGCAAGAGTTAGATGCTGCTTATGGTTCTTGTTTGAGAAACAACCCTGCATTCACTACTGAGTCCATAGGAGGAGTGTTTCCCATTATGGAACCTCACCATCATGCACTAGCTTCAGGCTCTGAGATGAGTCACACAAGGCATTTGATGGATCTTCTTGGAGCAGCTGCTAATGAGagcaatcatcatcatcataatcatcacCAACGACAACCTCAAGGGCTCTCTCTTTCCTTAGGGTCTCACATGATTGTTCCTTCTCATGATGAATACAGTAGGCATAATAGTAGATCCTTCGTTAATGGTTTCATGAACCCCAATAATTACTTCATCCCTGCCCAAGATTCAAGGGCAGTGGAGAATAATCTAACTAGTGACTACTACTTCAACAgtgccaccaccaccactactttTGCTTCATCTTCTGCCTCTTTTGGAAGTGAATCTTTTGCTGCTCTCATTGGGAACTCTAGGTACCTCAAACCAGTACAGTCCCTTCTTGAAGATCTTGTTGATGTTGGTGGAAACGTGGTTGATAGAATCAATGACAAGTATGTGGAGAAGTTGTTCCATGGTGGCAGGAACAGTTCCCGAACACTCTCCTCACAGTTCAGGAACAACATAAACACTGGTGTCTTGTCAGCTGAAAAACAAGAACATCAAATCAAGATTGCAAAATTGATTTCTTTGTTGGACGAG GTAGAAGGGAGGTATGAGAAATACTACCATCAAATGGAACAAGTGGTGGCATCGTTTGAGATGATAGCAGGTGAAGGAGCAGCAAAATGTTACACTGCATTGGCACTACAAGCCATGGCTAGGCACTTCTGCAACCTCAGAGATGCAATAATGTCACAGATAAATTTGGAGAAAAAGAAACTGTTGCAAGATTTGCCTAAACAACTCAACAATGGGTTATCTCAACTAAGCCTATTTGATAGAGACACAAGTAGACAAAGCAGAATGTCTTCTCTCCAACAACTTGGGATGATCCAAAGTCAACGCAGCCAACAAGTTTGGAGACCCATCAGAGGCTTACCTGAAACCTCTGTTGCAATTCTACGTTCTTGGCTCTTTGAGCACTTTCTCCACCC TTATCCTAATGATTCTGAGAAATTAATGTTAGCGTCCCAGACAGGTTTAACTAAAAACCAA GTGTCGAATTGGTTCATAAATGCAAGGGTACGGCTATGGAAACCAATGATAGAAGAAATGTACGAACAAGAGTTTGGAGACTCTTCAGAAGACTCCAACCCACAACCTGATTTCACCACCGATGATGCTACTCACTGCCACCACCACGATtcaaattaa
- the LOC112705574 gene encoding BEL1-like homeodomain protein 11 isoform X3, with product MSNSMTNQNQFEGQELDAAYGSCLRNNPAFTTESIGGVFPIMEPHHHALASGSEMSHTRHLMDLLGAAANESNHHHHNHHQRQPQGLSLSLGSHMIVPSHDEYSRHNSRSFVNGFMNPNNYFIPAQDSRAVENNLTSDYYFNSATTTTTFASSSASFGSESFAALIGNSRYLKPVQSLLEDLVDVGGNVVDRINDKYVEKLFHGGRNSSRTLSSQFRNNINTGVLSAEKQEHQIKIAKLISLLDEVEGRYEKYYHQMEQVVASFEMIAGEGAAKCYTALALQAMARHFCNLRDAIMSQINLEKKKLLQDLPKQLNNGLSQLSLFDRDTSRQSRMSSLQQLGMIQSQRSQQVWRPIRGLPETSVAILRSWLFEHFLHPYPNDSEKLMLASQTGLTKNQIFIVGFRCRIGS from the exons ATGTCAAACTCCATGACCAATCAAAACCAATTTGAGGGGCAAGAGTTAGATGCTGCTTATGGTTCTTGTTTGAGAAACAACCCTGCATTCACTACTGAGTCCATAGGAGGAGTGTTTCCCATTATGGAACCTCACCATCATGCACTAGCTTCAGGCTCTGAGATGAGTCACACAAGGCATTTGATGGATCTTCTTGGAGCAGCTGCTAATGAGagcaatcatcatcatcataatcatcacCAACGACAACCTCAAGGGCTCTCTCTTTCCTTAGGGTCTCACATGATTGTTCCTTCTCATGATGAATACAGTAGGCATAATAGTAGATCCTTCGTTAATGGTTTCATGAACCCCAATAATTACTTCATCCCTGCCCAAGATTCAAGGGCAGTGGAGAATAATCTAACTAGTGACTACTACTTCAACAgtgccaccaccaccactactttTGCTTCATCTTCTGCCTCTTTTGGAAGTGAATCTTTTGCTGCTCTCATTGGGAACTCTAGGTACCTCAAACCAGTACAGTCCCTTCTTGAAGATCTTGTTGATGTTGGTGGAAACGTGGTTGATAGAATCAATGACAAGTATGTGGAGAAGTTGTTCCATGGTGGCAGGAACAGTTCCCGAACACTCTCCTCACAGTTCAGGAACAACATAAACACTGGTGTCTTGTCAGCTGAAAAACAAGAACATCAAATCAAGATTGCAAAATTGATTTCTTTGTTGGACGAG GTAGAAGGGAGGTATGAGAAATACTACCATCAAATGGAACAAGTGGTGGCATCGTTTGAGATGATAGCAGGTGAAGGAGCAGCAAAATGTTACACTGCATTGGCACTACAAGCCATGGCTAGGCACTTCTGCAACCTCAGAGATGCAATAATGTCACAGATAAATTTGGAGAAAAAGAAACTGTTGCAAGATTTGCCTAAACAACTCAACAATGGGTTATCTCAACTAAGCCTATTTGATAGAGACACAAGTAGACAAAGCAGAATGTCTTCTCTCCAACAACTTGGGATGATCCAAAGTCAACGCAGCCAACAAGTTTGGAGACCCATCAGAGGCTTACCTGAAACCTCTGTTGCAATTCTACGTTCTTGGCTCTTTGAGCACTTTCTCCACCC TTATCCTAATGATTCTGAGAAATTAATGTTAGCGTCCCAGACAGGTTTAACTAAAAACCAA ATATTTATTGTTGGTTTCAGGTGTCGAATTGGTTCATAA
- the LOC112705575 gene encoding BEL1-like homeodomain protein 3, with the protein MYPNQAFSSGSYAEMLSGNPLLSHNYNNNGSVGAPNMVDPSCNSFVGGEQNVHGQGLSLSLGTSVPSFQYQYDGTTAAAECMVSLSSGGFHESAKREGLYNSNNSDPCIQGSFSNGVLNSHYLKAAQELLDEIVGVRKALLKQPGMEKQEKFNNGIDGGSKDSDGKCNSQSLQNNVKPPNELSAEERQSLLEKKTKLLTLLDEVDKKYRQYCHQMQIVVSSFDMVAGCGAAEPYTWLALRTISRHFRSLRDAISGQIQVIQRCLGEQEGIPRLRYVDQQLRQQKALQQLGVMRQAWRPQRGLPETSVSILRAWLFEHFLHPYPKDSEKIMLARQTGLTRNQVANWFINARVRLWKPMVEEMYKEEFGDSDNISCNIPSEGIVKRKRDDAEASDNKGEDDSQDNLVTIADSVQQEGHFHKHTSCSVDENNNNGVYSCGSIMGCSTSPAAYDFAELGNFTSTMGGHVSLALELRNCERDGFGGMSDNDGIHKKRRNHNQGLASSSSSSSPETDHLLDYHFTDSGKQQHRFSSNPHLLHEFVV; encoded by the exons ATGTATCCCAACCAAGCATTCTCTTCAGGATCCTATGCTGAGATGTTGTCTGGGAATCCTTTATTGTCTCATAACTACAACAATAATGGATCCGTTGGAGCACCAAACATGGTTGATCCATCATGTAATTCTTTTGTAGGAGGTGAACAAAATGTACATGGCCAAGGGTTATCTCTTAGTCTAGGTACATCTGTTCCTTCCTTTCAATACCAGTATGATGGAACTACTGCTGCTGCTGAATGCATGGTATCTTTATCTTCTGGAGGCTTTCATGAAAGTGCCAAAAGAGAGGGTTTGTACAATTCCAATAACTCTGATCCATGCATTCAAGGATCATTCTCAAACGGTGTATTGAACTCACACTATCTTAAGGCAGCACAGGAGTTACTTGATGAAATAGTTGGTGTCCGAAAGGCTTTGTTGAAGCAACCTGgaatggagaaacaagaaaagttcAATAATGGCATTGATGGTGGCTCCAAGGATTCTGATGGAAAATGTAACAGTCAATCTCTGCAAAATAATGTCAAACCTCCTAATGAATTATCAGCTGAAGAACGCCAGAGTTTATTAGAAAAGAAGACAAAGCTTCTGACCTTGTTGGATGAG GTGGATAAGAAATACAGACAGTACTGTCATCAGATGCAGATTGTGGTGTCATCTTTCGACATGGTTGCCGGATGTGGAGCTGCTGAACCTTACACATGGCTTGCATTGCGCACCATATCTCGCCATTTTCGGAGCTTGCGCGATGCAATCAGTGGACAAATTCAAGTGATACAGAGGTGCCTTGGGGAACAAGAAGGGATACCGCGTCTTCGTTATGTTGATCAACAGCTTAGACAGCAAAAGGCACTTCAGCAACTTGGTGTAATGAGACAAGCTTGGAGGCCTCAGAGGGGTCTCCCCGAAACCTCTGTCTCAATACTTCGCGCTTGGCTTTTCGAGCATTTTCTTCACCC GTATCCCAAGGATTCAGAGAAAATCATGCTGGCAAGACAGACAGGCCTGACCAGAAACCAG GTGGCAAATTGGTTCATCAATGCACGGGTGCGGCTATGGAAGCCGATGGTTGAAGAAATGTATAAAGAAGAGTTTGGTGATTCTGATAACATAAGCTGCAATATTCCATCCGAAGGCATTGTGAAACGTAAAAGAGATGATGCTGAAGCCTCTGATAACAAAGGGGAAGATGATTCACAAGACAATTTAGTAACCATTGCTGATAGTGTCCAACAAGAAGGGCATTTTCATAAACATACATCATGTTCCGTGGATGAGAACAACAATAATGGGGTTTATAGTTGTGGAAGCATAATGGGTTGTAGCACTAGTCCTGCTGCATATGATTTTGCAGAGTTGGGTAACTTTACATCTACCATGGGTGGCCACGTGTCTCTTGCATTGGAATTGAGGAACTGTGAAAGGGATGGGTTTGGTGGCATGTCTGATAATGATGGCATCCACAAGAAAAGACGTAATCATAATCAGGGtttggcttcttcttcttcttcttcctccccaGAGACTGATCACCTGCTAGATTATCATTTCACAGATTCAGGAAAGCAACAACACAGGTTCAGCAGCAACCCTCATCTTCTGCATGAGTTTGTTGTCTGA